From the genome of uncultured Fibrobacter sp., one region includes:
- the murJ gene encoding murein biosynthesis integral membrane protein MurJ, with protein sequence MNKAAIIVAVSMLLSRVLGIFREMLLAHAAGVSLEKNALDLAFMIPDILNHVVSTGFLSIIFIPIFTGYKVAGDEKGGWKFFSNVLNTFGIALLILVVPAFIWMKELLQLLTVEGATPELIERAAYYGRIILPGQVFIFVGSILVAVQHTRKQFLIPSLTGLIYNVAIVGGGALGIALEKFTGTEYGLEGFAWGVPVGAFIGFFALQIFGARRGGVHYELLVQPTHPDIVRYFKMMLPMSLGVGSMFGLEFIIRSFGANFGTGGISSLNYAYRVMYTLVAVFGFSVSVTSYPDMARLVKEGDFGQLNRKIWKSLSRMFCILIPAVVAVWALSFPAVRILFERGAFQRETTEAISEILRWYLPVSLGLCLQAVLVRSFYACERMWVPTLLNTGIFAATIPAYILLGAPEVGLGIKSVPIIGATGALLQVISMIFMWAKKNGTDGMKEALLNMARALVAFGIMIAAAVGLDRVSGAFVREANFVVLVVYACAAGILLFTLTLIIQRYLGSKDAKDILNELLGKIMRKLHLAR encoded by the coding sequence ATGAATAAAGCCGCTATTATCGTTGCCGTTTCGATGCTTTTGAGCCGCGTGCTCGGAATTTTCCGCGAAATGCTTTTGGCGCATGCCGCGGGCGTGTCGCTCGAAAAGAACGCGCTTGACCTTGCCTTCATGATTCCGGATATTTTGAATCACGTGGTGAGCACCGGATTTTTGTCTATCATCTTTATCCCGATTTTTACGGGCTACAAGGTGGCCGGCGACGAGAAGGGCGGTTGGAAGTTCTTTAGCAATGTGCTGAATACTTTCGGAATTGCACTCTTGATTTTGGTGGTGCCCGCGTTTATTTGGATGAAGGAGCTTTTGCAGCTCTTGACGGTCGAGGGTGCCACGCCGGAACTTATCGAGCGCGCCGCTTACTATGGCCGCATTATTTTGCCGGGACAGGTTTTCATTTTTGTCGGAAGTATTTTGGTCGCGGTGCAGCATACCCGCAAGCAGTTCTTGATTCCGTCGCTGACGGGCCTGATTTACAACGTGGCGATTGTGGGCGGCGGCGCTTTGGGAATCGCGCTCGAGAAGTTCACCGGCACGGAATACGGCCTGGAAGGTTTTGCTTGGGGCGTGCCGGTTGGCGCCTTTATTGGATTCTTTGCTTTGCAGATTTTTGGCGCCCGGCGTGGCGGCGTGCATTACGAGCTCTTGGTGCAGCCGACTCACCCCGATATCGTTCGCTACTTCAAGATGATGCTCCCGATGTCGCTTGGTGTGGGATCCATGTTCGGTCTTGAATTTATTATCAGAAGCTTTGGCGCGAACTTTGGCACGGGCGGTATTTCGAGCTTGAATTACGCTTACCGCGTGATGTACACGCTGGTGGCCGTCTTTGGATTTTCTGTTTCTGTCACGAGCTACCCGGACATGGCCCGCCTTGTTAAAGAAGGCGATTTCGGTCAGCTGAATCGCAAGATTTGGAAGAGCCTTTCCCGCATGTTCTGCATCTTGATTCCGGCGGTGGTTGCCGTGTGGGCGCTCAGCTTCCCCGCGGTGCGAATCCTGTTTGAACGCGGTGCCTTCCAGCGCGAAACGACCGAGGCGATTTCTGAAATTCTGCGCTGGTATTTGCCGGTGAGCCTCGGTCTTTGCCTGCAGGCGGTTTTGGTTCGCAGTTTTTATGCCTGCGAACGTATGTGGGTGCCGACGCTTTTGAATACGGGCATTTTTGCCGCGACGATTCCCGCCTACATTCTGCTGGGCGCGCCCGAGGTGGGACTCGGCATCAAGAGCGTGCCGATTATCGGCGCCACCGGTGCCTTGCTGCAAGTGATTTCGATGATCTTCATGTGGGCAAAAAAGAACGGCACCGACGGCATGAAAGAAGCTTTGCTGAATATGGCCCGCGCCCTGGTTGCCTTCGGCATCATGATTGCTGCCGCTGTCGGACTTGACCGCGTCTCGGGCGCATTCGTGCGCGAAGCAAACTTCGTCGTGCTCGTTGTATACGCCTGCGCTGCCGGCATTTTGCTCTTCACGCTCACGCTGATTATCCAGCGTTACCTCGGAAGCAAAGATGCCAAGGATATTCTCAACGAACTCCTCGGAAAAATAATGAGGAAGTTACATCTGGCGAGATAG
- a CDS encoding PDZ domain-containing protein, giving the protein MKTLKTKMAGLALVAAVSATPLLASESFGGIGVTIYQTRDGVQIAEVIPGTPAADSKLQVGDVIIAVDGEMLAGKTIDYSKEKLRGLKNKPLEVTFVSGGETYSATLRRTQITVKDLEGDKVSAWYNNKAELNAQEIETYASAAENSKQLVAVLDNGSLVKSEKNVAKKSLNGIYVDRADEFAPKTVSQNLSKASSAELKGISRAAVSFELKSAGKAVVSIMNADGVVVAKLVSENAQAGFNSLKWNSENVPSGRYMVTIEHNGSVSGKNAVLK; this is encoded by the coding sequence ATGAAAACATTAAAAACAAAAATGGCCGGGCTTGCTCTTGTTGCAGCAGTGTCGGCAACTCCGCTTCTTGCTTCCGAATCTTTCGGTGGTATTGGCGTGACCATTTATCAGACCCGCGATGGCGTTCAGATTGCTGAAGTGATTCCGGGTACTCCCGCTGCAGATTCCAAGCTGCAGGTAGGCGATGTCATTATTGCTGTTGACGGCGAAATGCTGGCTGGCAAGACCATTGACTATTCTAAGGAAAAACTCCGTGGTTTAAAGAACAAGCCGCTTGAAGTGACGTTTGTCAGCGGTGGCGAAACCTATTCTGCAACATTGCGCCGCACCCAGATTACCGTGAAGGACCTGGAAGGCGATAAGGTTTCGGCTTGGTACAATAACAAGGCCGAGCTCAATGCACAGGAAATCGAAACCTATGCAAGCGCTGCCGAAAACAGCAAGCAGCTGGTTGCCGTTCTGGATAACGGTTCCTTGGTCAAGTCCGAAAAGAATGTTGCCAAGAAGTCTCTGAATGGCATCTATGTGGATCGTGCAGATGAATTTGCACCGAAAACAGTTTCGCAAAACCTGAGCAAGGCTTCTTCTGCTGAATTGAAGGGCATTAGCCGCGCTGCCGTGTCTTTTGAATTGAAGTCGGCGGGCAAGGCTGTTGTCTCCATCATGAACGCAGACGGCGTTGTTGTGGCAAAGCTTGTGAGCGAAAACGCCCAGGCCGGTTTCAATTCCCTGAAGTGGAATTCCGAAAACGTGCCGAGCGGCCGCTACATGGTGACCATCGAACATAATGGCTCTGTCAGCGGCAAGAATGCTGTCTTGAAGTAA
- a CDS encoding acyloxyacyl hydrolase, with amino-acid sequence MKKIFSAILSLAAFSLAANVQVLAPEGAEFAPDAPNMVQSIVRASVSQTGNTPVDGSAEIQLRTNVMTMGSTFVVVCEQVKDGTVVGSGKQKAGSVDDLDVAIEGAVKSALANVEDDNVSAAPAAPAEDNYASTASRSEPEVIVLVPADRNDGDPNDNFAHKRPTRNYVSYGLGAAMWHNYEHHYTGLHVKRSWEQAFVFHYARIFEVIPQAAITIVDNMNMSFGDAWQLHEVFLIGGRFFPSTGTVTPFLGAGVGLGVQFDEHYDEGNESFAIGLATGAELGVIFFRNSAIQLEVGLAWDALWDGFESFDRRFGAGSLYIAINY; translated from the coding sequence ATGAAAAAGATTTTCTCCGCTATCCTTTCTCTGGCAGCGTTCTCGCTTGCCGCAAACGTTCAAGTCCTTGCCCCCGAAGGTGCTGAATTTGCGCCCGACGCTCCGAACATGGTGCAGTCCATTGTGCGCGCCTCCGTGAGCCAGACGGGCAACACCCCGGTCGATGGCAGCGCCGAAATTCAGCTGCGCACTAACGTGATGACCATGGGCTCTACCTTCGTGGTGGTTTGCGAACAGGTCAAAGACGGTACCGTTGTCGGTAGCGGCAAACAGAAGGCCGGCTCTGTAGACGACCTCGACGTGGCCATTGAAGGGGCTGTCAAGAGTGCGCTTGCCAACGTTGAAGACGATAACGTAAGTGCCGCTCCTGCTGCTCCTGCCGAAGACAATTACGCCTCTACGGCAAGCCGCTCGGAACCCGAAGTCATCGTGCTCGTGCCTGCCGACCGTAACGACGGCGACCCGAACGACAACTTTGCCCACAAGCGCCCCACCCGCAACTACGTGAGCTATGGTTTGGGTGCCGCCATGTGGCACAACTACGAACATCATTATACGGGATTGCATGTCAAACGTTCTTGGGAACAGGCTTTCGTATTCCACTACGCCCGTATTTTCGAAGTGATTCCGCAGGCCGCCATCACCATCGTGGACAACATGAACATGTCTTTCGGCGACGCTTGGCAGTTGCATGAGGTATTCTTGATTGGTGGCCGTTTCTTCCCGAGCACAGGAACCGTCACTCCGTTCTTGGGCGCAGGCGTGGGTCTTGGCGTCCAGTTCGATGAGCATTATGACGAAGGAAATGAAAGCTTTGCAATCGGTCTTGCCACCGGTGCAGAACTCGGCGTCATCTTCTTCCGCAATTCCGCCATTCAGCTCGAAGTCGGCCTCGCATGGGATGCCCTGTGGGATGGCTTTGAAAGCTTTGACCGTCGCTTCGGTGCCGGTAGCCTCTACATCGCAATCAACTACTAG